From one Lolium rigidum isolate FL_2022 chromosome 4, APGP_CSIRO_Lrig_0.1, whole genome shotgun sequence genomic stretch:
- the LOC124706240 gene encoding asparagine--tRNA ligase, cytoplasmic 1-like: protein MADDLASAALTAQLAVASISSPSPSDLEPPTTRTSIRTILDAGDSLAGQRVVVGGWVKTGRQQGKGDFAFLEVNDGSCQGNLQLKVEKNVHPLARLKNTGTSVLVEGVLQKPPVEAKQRIELEVKLVIEVGEVDAAAYPLPKTKLNLETLRDFVHLRARTNTIGAVARIRHQLAYATHSFFNENDFLYIHTPIITTSDCEGAGEMFQVTALFSQAEKVEKELKENPAPSEADVEAAKLVVKGKGDAVAQLKAAKANKQEITAAVSELTKAKDNVLRLEERSKLKSGIPHKDDGTIAFDDDFFKRQAFLTVSGQLQAETYACALGKVYTFGPTFRAENSHTSRHLAEFWMVEPEIAFANLHDDMNCAERYVQYLCKWLLKHCSEDMEFMVKHVDKTAIERLELVSTTPFERISYTKAVEILKGTDKKFENKVEWGIDLASEHERYLTEIIFKKPVIVYNYPKGIKAFYMRLNDDQKTVAAMDVLVPKVGELIGGSQREERFGVLKQRILDAGLSLEPYEWYLDLRRFGSVKHSGFGLGFERMILFATGLENIRDVIPFPRYPGRADL, encoded by the exons ATGGCCGACGACTTGGCATCGGCGGCACTGACGGCCCAGCTGGCCGTCGCCTCCATCTCCTCCCCGTCCCCTTCCGACCTCGAACCGCCAACCACTCGCACCAGCATCCGCACCATCCTGGACGCCGGCGACTCCCTGGCCGGTCAACGCGTGGTCGTCGGTGGCTGGGTGAAGACCGGCCGCCAGCAGGGCAAGGGCGACTTCGCTTTCCTCGAGGTCAACGACGGATCCTGCCAGGGGAACCTCCAGCTCAAGGTCGAGAAGAACGTGCACCCGCTCGCCCGACTCAAGAACACGGGCACCTCCGTGCTCGTCGAGGGCGTGCTTCAGAAGCCCCCGGTAGAGGCTAAGCAGCGCATCGAGTTGGAGGTGAAGTTAGTCATTGAGGTAGGGGAGGTGGACGCCGCCGCCTACCCGCTGCCCAAGACCAAGCTAAATCTCGAGACCCTCAGGGACTTCGTCCACCTCCGTGCACGGACCAACACG ATAGGTGCGGTTGCTCGGATAAGGCATCAGCTTGCATATGCAACCCACAGTTTTTTCAATGAAAATGATTTTTTGTATATCCATACGCCCATAATAACCACCAGCGACTGTGAGGGTGCCGGTGAGATGTTCCAAGTCACTGCCTTATTCAGCCAGGCTGAAAAGGTTGAGAAGGAGCTTAAGGAGAACCCAGCACCATCAGAAGCTGATGTTGAGGCTGCTAAGCTTGTTGTCAAGGGAAAAGGAGATGCAGTTGCGCAACTTAAAGCAGCAAAAGCTAACAAGCAAGAGATAACTGCTGCTGTTTCAGAGCTTACAAAGGCGAAAGATAATGTCTTAAGGCTGGAAGAAAGGTCAAAGTTGAAATCTGGTATTCCGCACAAGGATGATGGAACAATTGCGTTTGATGATGACTTCTTCAAGCGTCAAGCCTTTCTGACCGTTTCAGGCCAACTTCAAGCTGAGACTTATGCTTGTGCTCTCGGTAAGGTCTATACCTTTGGACCAACATTCCGGGCAGAGAACTCACATACATCAAGACATTTGGCAGAGTTCTGGATGGTTGAACCAGAAATTGCATTTGCAAACTTGCAT GATGATATGAACTGTGCAGAGAGGTATGTACAATACCTCTGCAAATGGTTACTCAAGCATTGCAGTGAAGACATGGAATTCATGGTAAAACATGTGGACAAGACTGCAATTGAGCGCTTGGAGCTTGTTTCCACTACACCTTTTGAACGCATTTCATATACGAAGGCAGTGGAAATCTTGAAAGGTACAGATAAGAAGTTTGAGAACAAGGTTGAATGGGGAATTGATTTAGCGTCTGAGCATGAGAG GTATTTGACCGAGATCATATTTAAGAAGCCAGTTATTGTTTATAACTACCCAAAAGGAATTAAGGCATTCTACATGAGGCTTAATGATGACCAGAAGACAGTGGCTGCAATGGATGTACTTGTTCCCAAG GTTGGTGAGTTAATTGGTGGAAGCCAAAGGGAGGAGCGTTTTGGTGTTCTTAAACAAAG AATACTTGACGCAGGTCTGTCCCTGGAGCCATACGAGTGGTACTTGGACCTCAGGCGATTTGGATCTGTCAAGCACAGCGGGTTCGGCCTTGGCTTTGAGAGGATGATCCTTTTCGCCACTGGTCTCGAGAACATCAGAGATGTCATCCCATTCCCAAGATACCCTGGGAGGGCTGATCTTTGA